From the Exiguobacterium marinum DSM 16307 genome, the window CCGGTCATGCGTAAGTAGTGGACGTGTTGATCGACGGCGTCTTTCATGTGTAGGGTCATCTTCATTCTCCTCTTACTCGTTGTCCTCACGGAGCATCCGCTGGAGTTCGGCCTTGTAGGCACGGAGGCGGCTCGGGGAGTATCCGAGCGAGGCTTCAGTTCCGTGAAGCATATGGCAGAGTAAGGTGAAATGACGATTTGGTAAAGTGGAACGCTTGTCGTCTAGCCAAAGGGACAGCGGCACCTCGCTCTTGTCGATTTGCTCGGGGAGCCGTTCACTCGTCACCTCGTGCTGGAGCGTCTTCGCCTGCTTGGCTCGCTCGTTTAAGATTGCCCCACGGATACGGATGAAACAGTAGGTTTTCCCTAGCGTCTTGCCGTCTTGGATGGCTCGCCATAGGGCGATTCGTGCCGTCTGGGCGGCATCGTCGACTTCGTTCGGATGGAGATGGAGTTGGCGGATGACGTAAAAGATCATCGGTTCCCACTCTTTGATTTGTTCGTTTGCGTCTGGCATGATGGGCTGCTTTCCCGCGCGCGTCTCAAGTTTCCTAGGTGGATACAGCATAATGGTTGTTATAGAGAATCCCTGCTTTTGATTCATAAGGCTTGGCGCAAATGGGATACAGCATTTTGAGACTATATCCGATTTGATTTGACGAAACGACACGGTTGGCGAGGTGCGAAAACCGCATAACAACCATTATAGGAGGATGTCCCTCATTGTTTGAAGGATGTATTCCTATACAACGTAATAAAGAGAGGGGAAATCAATGGTAAATAAGGCTACAAAATTAATTTGCAAATTTGTAGTCTTGATTGAAATGGGTTACCATAAAATAAAAGGAGGGTGTCATCGTGAACGCAAATAAAATCATTGTGAACAACATACAATCATGGCTAAGGGATAACGGAAAATCGCAACAATGGTTAGCTCAAGAAATCGGGGTCAGCAAGGCGTTGATTGGTCATATGTTGAATGAGAGTCGCGTCATTCAATCAAAACGAATCGTTGATCTTGCGAATGCACTGGGTTTGACGGTCAATGAATTGACATCGGATGCTTCGATGAAGGAAGAACGCATGACGGTCGAATTGCGAGGCACACTGTCAAATCGACGGTCGAAAATGGAACTCGAGCGTTTGAAATTTGCGATAGAAGATTATGTTGGTCTCAAGAGTGAACGACCATGAAGCCATCGGCACGGATTGCGGAAGACACGGCAGAAGCATTCGCGGCAGATTTTTTAGAGCAAGTCATTGACAGTCACGTTTTCATTGGCGCTTACATCGAGCAGGTGTTAGCCAAACGCGCGAACCTCATTTTTCAATATGTCGAGGACGATACCTATTATGGTGTCGCCATCAAACACATGTCTGGAGAAGCGTTCATCGCATTGAACTCTTACCAACCATTACGCATGCGTTACTTTACCGCAGCCCACGAGTTATGGCACTTGTCTGAAGCGAGCAAGTGGCAAATCGATGGATTCGATCACGAACGAGCGGCCGACCGTTTTGCCGCTGCAATCATGCTACCAAAAAGTATGACAAAAGAAATTTGGGAGAAGCTGAAAGACAATCATGATACGAAGACCGCTATCATCTATTTGGCCGATATGGCTCAAGTCCCTTACGTCGCAGTCGTAAGACGACTCCGGGAACTCCATTACCGATTCTCTGATCTGAGTGAACAGGAATCCGACTGGCGCGAAGAACGGAAGCATCTTGGGATTGCCCCGAGTCCATTGGATCAAGCCCAACGTTTCGAATCATTTTCAGCCTATGAACAAGTGGTCGTCAAAGCGGTAGAAGAAGAACGGTTGACACGTTTGAGTGCCGCCAATAAACTCTCTGTTTATCGTCCTGATTTGGCTCGGGCGTTACAGGAAGATGAAGTCAGTCGTCTACAAGAGGACGCTGCCGATGATTAAGGAGCCGGTGTTCATCGATGCGAACATCATCATTCACGCGGCAAGCTTTCAACAAGCCGACGTCTTTGATTGGATCAACAGTTTGTATGGACAAGTTCTGATTCATGT encodes:
- a CDS encoding sigma factor, which translates into the protein MPDANEQIKEWEPMIFYVIRQLHLHPNEVDDAAQTARIALWRAIQDGKTLGKTYCFIRIRGAILNERAKQAKTLQHEVTSERLPEQIDKSEVPLSLWLDDKRSTLPNRHFTLLCHMLHGTEASLGYSPSRLRAYKAELQRMLREDNE
- a CDS encoding helix-turn-helix domain-containing protein; this translates as MNANKIIVNNIQSWLRDNGKSQQWLAQEIGVSKALIGHMLNESRVIQSKRIVDLANALGLTVNELTSDASMKEERMTVELRGTLSNRRSKMELERLKFAIEDYVGLKSERP
- a CDS encoding ImmA/IrrE family metallo-endopeptidase, yielding MKPSARIAEDTAEAFAADFLEQVIDSHVFIGAYIEQVLAKRANLIFQYVEDDTYYGVAIKHMSGEAFIALNSYQPLRMRYFTAAHELWHLSEASKWQIDGFDHERAADRFAAAIMLPKSMTKEIWEKLKDNHDTKTAIIYLADMAQVPYVAVVRRLRELHYRFSDLSEQESDWREERKHLGIAPSPLDQAQRFESFSAYEQVVVKAVEEERLTRLSAANKLSVYRPDLARALQEDEVSRLQEDAADD